The following proteins come from a genomic window of Diadema setosum chromosome 20, eeDiaSeto1, whole genome shotgun sequence:
- the LOC140243764 gene encoding putative methyltransferase DDB_G0268948, which yields MSAEILRIITGSLEKRIKKPWKLATDVGCGSGQYTQPLAPYFRRVLGFDASETQIQKANALKTADNVAYSVSPAESLPVDSGSVDLVLSATAAHWFDYPKFCAEVHRVLRPGGCLAVLGCVQERFPHQCATISAKLMEINDSFLNDKDQLGPYWPMTRAEMKTFYDNMDIDYTDQVRPAGISIRRTMNVDDFIEYTKTVSASYQHLQRFPDSDLYEKHRRRLMDLLSSSAGEKSPDVNLTVEWVVQMMLAHKPGNSDS from the exons ATGTCTGCAGAGATCTTGCGGATTATTACGGGCAGTCTGGAGAAAAGG ATCAAGAAGCCGTGGAAGCTCGCTACTGATGTTGGATGTGGGTCGGGTCAATACACTCAGCCGCTGGCGCCTTATTTCAGAAGGGTTCTGGGTTTCGATGCCAGCGAAACTCAAATCCAGAAGGCCAATGCTCTGAAGACGGCAGATAATGTCGCGTATAg CGTCTCCCCAGCCGAGTCCCTTCCCGTGGACAGTGGATCTGTGGATCTGGTCCTGTCGGCCACCGCAGCCCACTGGTTCGATTATCCAAAATTTTGCGCCGAAGTTCACCGGGTCCTGCGGCCCGGTGGTTGCCTCGCCGTGCTCGGATGCGTACAGGAGCGCTTTCCCCATCAGTGTGCCACTATCTCGGCGAAACTCATGGAAATCAACGACAGCTTT CTCAACGACAAGGACCAGCTGGGCCCCTACTGGCCGATGACTCGCGCTGAGATGAAGACTTTCTACGACAACATGGATATCGATTACACGGACCAAGTACG ACCTGCTGGTATATCGATAAGACGAACGATGAATGTGGATGATTTCATCGAATATACGAAGACTGTTTCCGCATCATATCAGCATCTGCAGCGCTTTCCCGACAGCGACCTCTATGAAAAACATCGACGGAG GCTCATGGACCTTCTCTCCTCATCGGCGGGCGAGAAGTCGCCAGACGTCAACCTCACCGTGGAATGGGTCGTCCAAATGATGCTTGCTCATAAACCTGGAAACTCAGACAGCTAA